The proteins below come from a single Mya arenaria isolate MELC-2E11 chromosome 6, ASM2691426v1 genomic window:
- the LOC128237564 gene encoding uncharacterized protein LOC128237564: protein MYQYEQTPVSTSTCMYQQQYVRAPAYTSTSMYQHHQRHLPVPARTITINSMYQHKHVSAPAPVCTSTSMYQHQKVPSPAPACISTSMYQHRHVPAPACSSTCMYQHQYEPAPVCASTSMYQHQHVPAPACTGTSTSIYQHQHQHVPAPHQQVPAPAYTSTSMYQHVPAPAPACTSTSMYQHQHVPTPAYTQHQHVPSPACTITSMYQHQHVPAPACSNTSIYPTPAQCSIY, encoded by the exons ATGTACCAGTATGAACAGACACCAGTAAGTACCAGCACTTGTATGTACCAGCAACAGTATGTTCGTGCACCAGCGTATACCAGCACCAGCATGTACCAACACCATCAACGGCATTTACCAGTACCAGCACGTACCATCACCATTAACAGCATGTACCAGCACAAGCATGTATCAGCACCAGCACCAGTGTGTACCAGCACCagcatgtaccagcaccagAAGGTACCATCACCAGCACCAGCATGTATCAGCACCAGCATGTACCAGCACCGgcatgtaccagcaccagcatGTTCCAGCACCTgcatgtaccagcaccagtatgAACCAGCCCCAGTATGtgccagcaccagtatgtaccagcaccagcatgtaccagcaccagcatGTACTGGCACCAGCACCAGCATAtaccagcaccagcaccagcatGTACCAGCCCCA CACCAGCAGGTACCAGCACCAGCATATACCAGCACCAGCATGTACCagcatgtaccagcaccagcaccagcatGTACTAGCACCagcatgtaccagcaccagcatGTTCCAACACCAGCATATACCCAACACCAGCATGTACCATCACCAGCATGTACCATCACCagcatgtaccagcaccagcatgtaccagcaccagcatGTTCCAACACCAGCATATACCCAACACCAGCACAATGCAGTATATACTAG